A stretch of the Arthrobacter sp. PAMC 25486 genome encodes the following:
- a CDS encoding alanine racemase: MDGGAPGIDSTLVDGLDAVELSWRYKAVPAAAHGQTAAGYVASGVGLAQLQTPLLTLSAQAMASNVAQMADWCEAKGVLLAPHGKTTMAPQMWREQLVHGAWGITLANASQLRVGHAFGVRRVMLANSLTDPQAVSWLAERQGPDFKVVSWVDSVQTVALQAATLADKPLADKRDSVLDVIVELGSGGGRTGARTVAQAVEIARAVSASAHHRLVGVGGYEGSLAHSAEPGALATVRGYLAGVKELHEQLLAEDLYAQGAETIITAGGSAYFDDVVDVLAGCASDRVDGGRRVDVILRSGAYMVHDDGFYRGISPFARGSHAGKTERPFVSAMHVWARVVSVPEPGLAILDAGKRDMPVDEGMPEPQLLGRELGGPMEVLEGASISAVNDQHAYLRCTPETTVGMGDVVRLGLSHPCTAFDKWTLIPVLADTGNDNALVDLIHTFF, encoded by the coding sequence TGGACGGCGGAGCACCCGGCATTGACTCCACGCTCGTGGACGGGCTTGACGCAGTGGAGCTGTCGTGGCGCTACAAGGCCGTCCCTGCTGCGGCCCACGGCCAGACGGCTGCCGGCTATGTGGCCTCGGGTGTTGGCTTGGCGCAGCTGCAAACCCCCTTGCTGACGCTGAGTGCGCAGGCCATGGCCTCAAATGTTGCGCAGATGGCGGACTGGTGTGAAGCGAAGGGCGTGCTGCTGGCGCCCCACGGCAAAACCACCATGGCCCCGCAAATGTGGCGCGAGCAGCTCGTGCACGGGGCCTGGGGCATCACCCTGGCCAACGCGTCCCAGCTGCGGGTGGGCCACGCCTTTGGGGTGCGACGGGTCATGCTGGCCAACAGCCTGACCGATCCGCAAGCCGTCAGCTGGCTGGCGGAGCGCCAAGGCCCCGACTTCAAGGTGGTGTCGTGGGTTGATTCTGTGCAGACGGTTGCCCTGCAGGCAGCCACGCTCGCCGACAAGCCGCTCGCCGATAAGCGGGACTCCGTCCTGGACGTCATCGTGGAGCTGGGCAGCGGGGGTGGGCGAACCGGAGCCCGCACCGTTGCGCAGGCCGTGGAGATTGCCCGGGCTGTTAGTGCCTCCGCGCACCACCGACTGGTGGGCGTGGGCGGCTATGAGGGATCCCTGGCCCACTCCGCCGAGCCTGGAGCCCTCGCCACAGTGCGCGGCTACCTCGCCGGCGTCAAGGAACTGCACGAACAACTGCTCGCCGAAGACCTCTACGCACAGGGTGCCGAAACGATCATCACGGCGGGCGGCAGCGCCTACTTTGACGACGTCGTGGACGTTCTCGCCGGCTGCGCATCGGACCGGGTGGATGGTGGCCGCCGTGTTGATGTGATCCTGCGCAGCGGCGCTTACATGGTGCACGATGACGGCTTCTACCGGGGCATCTCCCCCTTCGCCCGCGGTTCGCACGCAGGGAAAACGGAGCGGCCGTTCGTGTCCGCCATGCATGTCTGGGCCCGCGTCGTATCGGTACCCGAACCGGGGCTGGCCATCCTCGACGCCGGCAAGCGCGACATGCCCGTGGACGAGGGAATGCCCGAACCCCAACTGCTGGGCCGTGAACTTGGCGGACCCATGGAGGTGCTGGAAGGGGCGAGTATCAGCGCCGTCAACGACCAGCACGCCTACCTGCGCTGCACCCCGGAAACCACCGTGGGCATGGGCGACGTGGTCCGGCTGGGCCTGTCCCACCCTTGCACCGCCTTTGACAAGTGGACGCTCATCCCGGTGCTGGCCGACACCGGCAACGACAACGCCCTGGTGGATCTCATCCACACGTTCTTCTAA
- a CDS encoding amidohydrolase family protein — protein MPDNTAEAAASTARTTISNATVVDGTGAPRYAADVVLENGAIASIDAPGSHAGEPGTIDAAGLVLSPGFIDMHAHSDLALLADPGHYAKLSQGVTTELLGQDGLSYAPVDEETLAGIREKIAGWNGDPDGFDFTWRTVGEYLDRLDDGIAVNAAYLIPQGTVRALVCGFGDGGATEAQINAQQQLVRTGMAEGAVGLSSGLSYTPGMYATTEELARLCATVAECGGFYAPHHRSYGKGALEAYAEMIDLARDTGCALHLAHATMNFAPNKDRAPELLALLDEAMDDGVDLTLDSYPYLAGATTLSAILPGWASADGNGTTLDRLHHPELLGRIREELEVNGSDGCHGVVADWDSIEISGVGNPELEPLVGHTVAGIAADTGTDPFDVFVDILRRDKLGTGILQHVGHEENVRTIMVHRAHTGGSDGILVGGKPHPRAWGTFPRYLGHYCRDLGLMTLEETIHHLTGRPATRLKLRNRGHVKAGHAADLVLFDPLTVTDTATFTNPRQAAAGIHYVFVNGVAAIMAGKPTGALAGRALRHTQEGTRSIP, from the coding sequence ATGCCGGACAACACCGCAGAAGCCGCCGCCTCCACCGCGCGGACCACCATCAGCAACGCCACCGTCGTGGACGGGACGGGCGCACCACGATACGCGGCCGACGTCGTGCTTGAAAATGGCGCCATCGCCAGCATCGACGCCCCCGGCAGTCACGCGGGGGAGCCGGGCACCATCGACGCGGCGGGGCTGGTGCTGAGCCCGGGCTTCATCGACATGCATGCCCACTCGGACCTGGCGCTCCTGGCGGACCCTGGTCACTACGCCAAGCTCAGTCAGGGCGTCACCACCGAGCTGCTGGGCCAGGACGGTCTGTCCTATGCCCCGGTGGATGAGGAAACGCTGGCCGGGATCAGGGAGAAGATCGCCGGCTGGAACGGGGACCCGGACGGTTTCGACTTCACATGGCGCACCGTGGGGGAGTACCTGGACCGGCTCGATGACGGCATTGCCGTCAATGCCGCCTACCTTATCCCGCAAGGCACCGTCCGGGCCCTGGTCTGCGGATTTGGTGACGGCGGGGCCACAGAGGCCCAGATCAACGCGCAGCAGCAGCTGGTCCGCACCGGCATGGCGGAGGGCGCCGTGGGCCTGTCCTCGGGACTCAGCTACACGCCCGGCATGTACGCCACCACCGAGGAACTCGCCCGGTTGTGCGCCACGGTTGCCGAATGTGGCGGCTTCTACGCCCCGCATCACCGCTCCTACGGGAAGGGCGCCCTGGAGGCGTACGCGGAGATGATCGACCTGGCCCGCGACACCGGCTGCGCCCTGCACCTGGCCCATGCCACCATGAACTTCGCCCCCAACAAGGACCGTGCGCCGGAACTGCTGGCCCTGCTGGATGAGGCAATGGACGACGGCGTGGACCTCACCCTGGACTCGTACCCTTACCTGGCGGGTGCCACCACCCTGTCCGCGATCCTGCCCGGCTGGGCCTCCGCCGACGGCAACGGGACCACCCTTGACAGGCTCCACCACCCTGAGCTGCTGGGGCGCATCCGGGAAGAGCTGGAAGTCAACGGCTCCGACGGCTGCCACGGGGTGGTGGCCGACTGGGACAGCATAGAGATCTCCGGTGTCGGCAACCCAGAACTTGAGCCGCTCGTGGGCCACACAGTAGCCGGCATCGCCGCTGACACCGGCACAGACCCCTTTGACGTGTTTGTTGACATCCTGCGCCGCGACAAGCTGGGCACCGGAATCCTGCAACATGTGGGCCACGAGGAAAACGTGCGGACCATCATGGTCCACCGCGCCCACACCGGCGGCAGTGACGGCATCCTTGTGGGCGGCAAGCCACACCCACGGGCGTGGGGCACCTTCCCACGCTACCTTGGCCACTACTGCCGTGACCTGGGGCTGATGACATTGGAAGAAACCATCCACCACCTCACCGGTCGACCGGCCACACGGCTGAAGCTCCGCAACCGGGGCCACGTCAAGGCCGGCCATGCCGCCGACCTCGTCCTCTTTGACCCGCTGACCGTCACCGACACGGCCACCTTTACCAACCCCCGCCAGGCAGCAGCGGGAATCCACTACGTTTTTGTCAACGGCGTTGCCGCCATCATGGCTGGCAAACCCACCGGCGCACTTGCCGGACGGGCCTTGCGCCACACCCAGGAAGGAACCCGCAGCATCCCATGA
- a CDS encoding bifunctional 4-hydroxy-2-oxoglutarate aldolase/2-dehydro-3-deoxy-phosphogluconate aldolase: MKNTEFIARIEADRTIAVVRAPAIADAAELCRSLVAGGISGVELTYTTPHLLKHVARAAETAAEHGAVVGVGTVLTREQAKAAIDSGAQFLVTPGIRPEVAKVAADAGIPFALGALTPSEVAMALDLGSAVVKIFPARALGPGYLKDLQGPYPGVKLLPSGGIDAANANDYLAAGALAVCCGTAVVPPAVVAAGDWADITARAAAFTALLR; this comes from the coding sequence ATGAAAAACACAGAATTCATCGCCCGGATTGAAGCAGACCGCACCATCGCCGTGGTCCGTGCCCCCGCCATCGCCGACGCGGCAGAGCTGTGCCGCTCCCTCGTGGCAGGCGGGATCAGCGGCGTCGAGCTGACCTACACCACCCCCCATCTGCTCAAGCACGTGGCCCGCGCCGCCGAGACGGCAGCCGAACACGGTGCCGTGGTCGGTGTGGGCACCGTACTGACTCGTGAACAGGCCAAGGCCGCCATTGACTCCGGCGCCCAATTCCTGGTCACCCCCGGCATCCGTCCCGAGGTGGCCAAGGTGGCCGCCGACGCCGGCATCCCCTTTGCGCTCGGCGCGCTGACTCCCAGCGAGGTGGCGATGGCGCTGGACCTGGGCTCCGCCGTCGTAAAGATCTTTCCCGCCCGCGCACTGGGGCCCGGCTACCTCAAGGACCTGCAGGGCCCCTACCCGGGTGTGAAGCTGCTGCCCTCGGGCGGCATTGACGCGGCCAATGCCAACGACTACCTGGCCGCAGGCGCGCTCGCGGTCTGCTGCGGCACGGCTGTGGTCCCGCCGGCTGTTGTGGCGGCAGGGGACTGGGCCGACATCACGGCGAGGGCTGCTGCGTTTACGGCCCTGCTGCGCTAG
- a CDS encoding 8-oxo-dGTP diphosphatase has protein sequence MSASVTLCFLLRTHNSQNQVLLGLKKTGFGVGKVVGIGGHVERGESVVAAICREVAEESSLTVEALDLIPAGTVEFVFPAQPAWDMFTTVFLCRKFAGHAVESDEIRPQWYPVNRLPHAQMWADASHWLPAFLAGERGHWRVVLNDDNETVASSTHTPPRGPVPTEDQGS, from the coding sequence ATGAGCGCTTCCGTCACCCTGTGTTTCCTCCTCCGCACCCACAACAGTCAGAACCAGGTGCTGCTGGGCCTGAAGAAAACAGGTTTCGGCGTGGGGAAAGTGGTGGGGATCGGCGGTCACGTGGAGCGCGGTGAGAGCGTGGTGGCGGCAATCTGCCGCGAGGTTGCCGAGGAAAGCAGCCTCACGGTGGAAGCCCTGGACCTGATCCCTGCGGGGACGGTGGAATTTGTGTTCCCGGCCCAGCCGGCATGGGACATGTTCACCACAGTATTCCTGTGCCGAAAATTCGCCGGCCACGCCGTTGAGAGCGATGAGATCCGGCCCCAATGGTACCCGGTGAACCGCCTGCCGCACGCACAGATGTGGGCCGACGCCAGCCACTGGCTGCCCGCCTTCCTGGCCGGCGAACGCGGGCATTGGCGCGTGGTCCTGAACGACGACAACGAAACCGTCGCCTCAAGCACCCACACCCCACCCCGCGGACCGGTCCCCACGGAAGACCAGGGCAGCTAG